The following proteins are encoded in a genomic region of Oreochromis aureus strain Israel breed Guangdong linkage group 8, ZZ_aureus, whole genome shotgun sequence:
- the pkmyt1 gene encoding membrane-associated tyrosine- and threonine-specific cdc2-inhibitory kinase, protein MSVAVETTVPRVALPLPTHFSHAEQSFSLKKRRLPLSSSSTSNSSYYSPARLSNSLPPLPPSKGCPPLSRMFPQHQSPWTPLSNSLSKSPNSGYDPSKQQSYFNQCFTNLGLLGRGSFGEVYKVQSNRDGRQYAVKRSAQRFRGNSERNRSVREARNHERLCPHPHILNFVAAWEECGRLYIQTELCSTSLLHHAENQPPGPDEPAAWAYLCDLLSALQHLHSHGFVHLDLKPANVLITASGRLKLGDFGLLLELKQMGTAGEKAKDDVQEGDPRYMAPELLRGEYGPAADVFSLGVSILELACNIEVPNGGEGWQQLRRGSLPTEFTNGLSEELQTVLRMMLVSEPSERPTVSELLALPSVRKRRWRRRMYLMAAETMLTLASLCQIVVSFGCRFLSFFRLPFLPHWNNPAPCTPPKDSWDRDLTLPLSAMLTDSGSPEEDAVFIHPTDPELSPTFSQRVKSRLSVESTSTPLPGSPMRYHQSRAHTPTHSNLGGWFSCKLAQTPPSIHTNGSCHTLTPNVSPIHAELDADSFQSLHSPSTKSSQRRERNWVQAEALPPRPSLEPKNLLSLFEETALEGEP, encoded by the exons ATGTCTGTGGCGGTGGAAACTACAGTGCCCAGGGTGGCTCTCCCTCTTCCAACCCACTTCTCCCACGCGGAGCAGTCCTTCTCTCTCAAAAAGCGCCGGCTGCCTTTATCCTCGTCGTCTACGTCAAACTCATCCTACTATTCCCCTGCTCGTCTCTCAAATTCTTTGCCCCCGCTGCCACCGTCTAAAGGATGCCCCCCGCTGAGCAGAATGTTCCCTCAGCATCAATCCCCCTGGACACCCCTGTCTAATTCCCTCAGTAAATCTCCAAATTCTGGCTATGATCCCAGCAAACAGCAGTCCTACTTCAATCAGTGCTTTACCAACTTGGGCCTGCTGGGGAGGGGATCATTTGGAGAAGTTTACAAG GTGCAAAGCAACAGAGATGGTCGTCAGTACGCAGTCAAACGCTCTGCTCAGCGCTTCAGGGGTAACAGTGAGAGGAATCGGAGCGTCAGGGAAGCCAGGAATCATGAGCGCCTGTGTCCTCACCCTCATATTTTGAACTTCGTGGCTGCCTGGGAGGAGTGCGGCCGACTCTACATCCAGACAGAGCTGTGCAGCACCAGCTTGCTGCACCACGCTGAGAACCAGCCTCCTGGCCCAG ACGAGCCTGCTGCTTGGGCCTACCTGTGCGATCTCCTCTCAGCACTGCAGCACTTACACTCTCATGGCTTCGTGCATCTGGACCTCAAGCCCGCCAACGTCCTCATCACCGCCTCTGGTCGTCTGAAGTTGGGCGACTTCGGGCTGCTGCTTGAGCTCAAACAGATGGGAACTGCAGGGGAGAAAGCAAAGGACGATGTTCAGGAGGGTGATCCCAGATACATGGCCCCCGAGCTGCTGCGTGGGGAGTATGGACCTGCTGCAGATGTTTTCAG TTTGGGGGTTTCTATCCTGGAGCTTGCCTGTAATATCGAGGTTCCAAACGGTGGCGAGGGGTGGCAGCAGCTCAGGCGAGGCAGTCTCCCCACAGAGTTTACCAACG GCCTGTCAGAGGAGCTTCAGACAGTCCTACGGATGATGCTGGTCTCAGAGCCGTCTGAGAGACCCACAGTCTCTGAGCTTCTCGCCCTCCCCTCTGTTAGGAAACGCAGGTGGAGGAGACGCATGTATCTTATGGCTGCTGAGACGATGCTGACACTGGCCTCTCTGTGTCAG ATCGTAGTCTCCTTTGGGTGTAGATTCCTCTCCTTCTTTCGCTTGCCCTTCCTCCCTCATTGGAACAATCCAGCTCCCTGCACTCCTCCTAAAGACAGTTGGGACAGGGATTTAACGCTACCTCTCAGTGCCATGCTTACTGACTCCGGGAGCCCAGAAGAGGACGCCGTGTTTATTCATCCCACAGATCCAGAACTGTCCCCCACCTTCTCACAAAG GGTAAAATCCAGATTGTCTGTAGAGAGCACATCCACGCCTCTCCCGGGCTCGCCAATGCGCTATCACCAGAGTCGTGCCCACACACCCACTCACTCAAACCTTGGTGGATGGTTCTCATGTAAACTTGCTCAGACCCCTCCCAGCATCCACACTAATGGCTCCTGCCATACACTGACACCCAATGTGAGTCCCATACATGCCGAGCTGGATGCAGACTCCTTCCAGAGCTTACACTCTCCATCCACCAAGTCCTCACAGCGGCGTGAGCGCAACTGGGTCCAAGCGGAGGCCTTACCTCCTCGACCCAGCTTGGAACCAAAGAATCTGCTCAGCTTGTTCGAAGAAACGGCTCTGGAGGGAGAACCATGA
- the LOC116335118 gene encoding elongin-B — protein sequence MDVFLMIRRHKTTIFTDAKESTTVYELKRIVEGILKRPPEDQRLYKDDQLLEDSKTLGDSGFTNQTARPQAPATVGLAFRINDEMFEQLHIEAFSSPPELPDVMKPQDSGSTANEQAVQ from the exons ATG gacGTGTTCTTAATGATCCGGCGTCACAAGACCACAATCTTCACCGATGCCAAGGAGTCCACCACTGTCTATGAGCTGAAGCGTATTGTCGAGGGAATACTTAAAAGACCACCCGAGGACCAACGACTCTACAAA GATGATCAGCTGCTAGAGGATAGCAAAACTCTGGGTGACTCTGGATTCACCAACCAGACTGCCAGACCTCAAGCCCCAGCTACAGTCGGTCTGGCATTTCGTATTAATG ATGAGATGTTTGAGCAGCTGCACATCGAGGCCTTTTCCAGCCCCCCGGAACTCCCTGATGTGATGAAGCCTCAGGACTCTGGTAGCACTGCTAATGAACAGGCAGTGCAGTGA